From Inquilinus sp. Marseille-Q2685:
AACCATGAGAAAAATATTCCCCAATCCGGGGAATTCCGTCAAGCCGGTTTTTCCCAAAATGGGGAATGACAAGCCGGACCCGATGCCCCAAGATCCCCGGAATGGGGAACGGACTGAAACGGCTGCGCCAGGCCCGGGGCTGGACGCATGAACAGGCGGCGGAGGCCATGGGCGTCTCCCGCGGCCAGCTGATCAAGCTCGAGCGCGGCGAGCGGCGGCTGACCGCCGACTATATCCGGCTGGCGGCCGAGGCGTTCGGCACCAGCGAGCTGGAGGTGCTGGGCACGCCCCGCACGGTGCGGCTGGTCGGCAAGGTCGGCGCCGGGGCCGAGGTGAATCTGTTCGACGGCGACGCGTCATCGGAGCGGATCGACGAGGTCGAAGCCCCGCCCGGCGCCGACGACATGACGGTGGCGGTGATCGTCGAGGGCGATTCCATGTTCCCGCGCTATCTCGAGCGCGAGACGATCTACTACCGCCGCGCCGACGCCGCCGTGGATCCGGCCGGGCTGATCGGGCGCGAGGTCGTGGTCCGCCTGGCCGACGGCCGCACCTTCGTCAAGGTGCTGCGCCGCGGCTCCGGCCCCGGCTACTTCACCCTCG
This genomic window contains:
- a CDS encoding LexA family transcriptional regulator, which translates into the protein MGNGLKRLRQARGWTHEQAAEAMGVSRGQLIKLERGERRLTADYIRLAAEAFGTSELEVLGTPRTVRLVGKVGAGAEVNLFDGDASSERIDEVEAPPGADDMTVAVIVEGDSMFPRYLERETIYYRRADAAVDPAGLIGREVVVRLADGRTFVKVLRRGSGPGYFTLDSYNAPPMEDVVVEWAVPVKWVKRD